The genomic segment CGCCGCGTTCACTTCCAGCGTCCGGCAGGCTGTTACGGGGAAAATCGGGCTGGGCAGCGCCGACATCAGCACAGTTACCTGCAAATCCACACCCGTAAGCCCAAAGGCCAAAGAGACTGCCAGCGTCAGCGCCGTGCTGAAAACCAGCCGGAACAGCACCGCCCAAATCAGCCCTTTTTCCGGTCTGAAATTTTGAAAGCCCACTTCATAGACAACCGTGCCCGTATAGATCAGCGAAAGCCCGCTGGTCATATCCGCGACGCCGTCCACCGCCACCATGATGAATTTGGGCAGCTTGATGCGCAAAACCAGCAAAATCATGGCGAGCATGAGCGCGACGATCGGCGGCCCGGTAAAAATCTTCTTGGCCGTCTCCCAAAGGCTGCCGCCCATGGGAACTCCCTTAGTCGCGGCCGCGTCCTTCTGAATCCAGGGCAGGATGATGCTGTTGCCCACGATGGTTCCGACGATGAAATACATCAGCGAGCTGGAAAGGCCCTGCTCGCCAAAAACTGCGGCCGCCGTGGGAAGGCCGATAAAGCCCGCGTTGGAAAGCGATGCCATGACGGTAAAAACACCCCGCCGCCCGGCCGGAATGCGCACCACGAAAGACCACAAAAGGGCCGCGACGAGGCAGCCCAAGATGGTAATCACAGCTACAACCGCCAGGGTTTGCAGCTCTCCTATTTGTTCCAATGAAAATCGGTTTTGGAAACAGCTGATGACCGTGCAGGGTACGGCAAAATCGATGAGCAGCTTGCCCATCATCGCCTGGGCTTTCTCTGCCGCAATGCCCTTGGCCGCCAAAAAGTAGCCCAGAGCAAGCATGAGAAAAATCCCGATAATCGCCTGCACAGAGTTTCCAATCATCTTCCCTGCGCCTCTTTTTGGACGAACGCATCGTGAATGGCGTTGAGCGCGCGCTCGAAATCATCGTTGGAAACGCCGACGATAATGTTCATCTCGCTGGAGCCCTGATCGATCATCCGCACGTTGATGCCCGCGTCTGCCAGCGCCGTAAACAGCGTCGCCGCCGTGCCGACATTGCTGACCATACCGCGGCCCACCGTCGCGATCAGCGCAATATGGCCGACGACTTCCACGCTGTCTGGCTCGCAGACGCGGTGAATATCGTCGATAATATCGCTGATGCTGTCTTTGACCAGGCCGTCTTCCAGCACAACCGAAAGCGTATCGATGCTGGAAGGCATGTGCTCAAAAGGAATGCTGTATTTTTCGATGCACGCCAGCACTCTCCTGCCAAACCCGAGCTCGGCATTCATGCCGTTTTTCTCGATGGTCAGCACGGTA from the Christensenellaceae bacterium 44-20 genome contains:
- a CDS encoding AEC family transporter, with protein sequence MIGNSVQAIIGIFLMLALGYFLAAKGIAAEKAQAMMGKLLIDFAVPCTVISCFQNRFSLEQIGELQTLAVVAVITILGCLVAALLWSFVVRIPAGRRGVFTVMASLSNAGFIGLPTAAAVFGEQGLSSSLMYFIVGTIVGNSIILPWIQKDAAATKGVPMGGSLWETAKKIFTGPPIVALMLAMILLVLRIKLPKFIMVAVDGVADMTSGLSLIYTGTVVYEVGFQNFRPEKGLIWAVLFRLVFSTALTLAVSLAFGLTGVDLQVTVLMSALPSPIFPVTACRTLEVNAAYSAKLLMYTLIGSFVTLPLAMAVVNIF